One genomic window of Gemmatimonadales bacterium includes the following:
- a CDS encoding phosphoenolpyruvate carboxylase gives MTSRISSESPYLVTELPPSAYPAAENAAAYATEVADLLLGQLLDVVRSREPELEPVLAGELDRCPPELQARALQVLGIWLQLLSIAEQNAAMRRRRQVEAERGIEELRGALPQVVTEAATASVTPAEWKALLGKLRVRPVLTAHPTEAKRVTVLEKHRRIYRLLVELESPRWTPRERTQLVRSIRNEIELLWMTGELRLEKPTVEQEVYWALHFFNETLFEAVPALIAKLERALAQAYPDAALDVPPFLQFGSWVGGDRDGNPFVTNDVTRGSLGEYRLAALRRYRQRLADLIRVLSISERAVTVPDDFRQALDRMLEASGDGVGIAARNPGEVFRQFLSCVIRRLDVTLEAAERYDLSPAAGGYATADELAADLRALERGLAGATDTALAASIVRPVRREIEVFRFSTVRLDVRENTTKLNKALAALWRLRTGESADVAPDPHSPEWGRWVQAELARPRYEELRLSALPPEAAETIGLFRLVSELRDKLDREAFGAFVLSMTHSVSDILGAYLLAKEGGLFPDTASIERCTLPIVPLFETIDDLRRAPAMMRELINIPVVRRSLREQDGVQEVMIGYSDSNKDGGFFAANWELYKAQLKLTRLGEELGVPIAFFHGRGGSVSRGGAPTGRAIAAQPAGSIDGRLRITEQGEVVSFKYANRGTAAYQLELLSSAVLEHSLVSAREQALVPVGEFDEAMEAIAGASMAAYRRFVEHPMLLQYYQVASPLEEISLLNLGSRPARRFGAQSLADLRAIPWVFAWSQNRHLIPGWFGMGSGLQTFLEVRGARGEALLRRMFRDSRLFRLTADEVEKTLTQVDLDIAREFAGLQPDAAVRDTVFAMVEEEYHRTVEAVLRVTEGKALAERFPRFLRKLARRLPAINQASRLQIELLRRYRAAESEEERADALQQLLLSINCVAAGFGATG, from the coding sequence GTGACGTCCCGCATTTCGTCCGAATCGCCGTATCTCGTCACCGAGCTTCCGCCGTCCGCATACCCCGCCGCGGAGAATGCGGCGGCGTACGCTACCGAGGTGGCGGACCTGCTCCTGGGCCAGCTGCTCGATGTCGTCCGGAGCCGCGAACCCGAGCTCGAGCCCGTGCTCGCCGGCGAGCTGGATCGGTGTCCGCCCGAGCTGCAGGCGCGCGCGCTGCAGGTTCTCGGGATCTGGCTTCAGCTCCTGAGCATCGCGGAGCAGAACGCCGCCATGCGCCGGCGGCGGCAGGTGGAGGCCGAGCGCGGCATCGAAGAGCTGCGCGGCGCGCTGCCGCAGGTCGTGACTGAGGCGGCGACCGCGTCGGTTACCCCGGCAGAGTGGAAGGCGCTGCTCGGCAAGCTGCGGGTGCGCCCGGTGCTCACCGCGCATCCGACCGAGGCCAAGCGGGTCACCGTGCTGGAGAAGCACCGGCGAATCTACCGGCTGCTGGTCGAGCTGGAATCGCCGCGCTGGACGCCGCGCGAGCGTACGCAGCTCGTTCGGTCGATCCGGAACGAAATCGAGCTGCTCTGGATGACGGGCGAGCTGCGCCTGGAGAAGCCGACCGTGGAGCAGGAGGTCTACTGGGCACTCCACTTCTTCAACGAAACGCTGTTCGAGGCGGTCCCGGCGCTCATCGCCAAGCTGGAGCGCGCGCTGGCGCAGGCTTATCCGGACGCGGCGCTCGACGTGCCGCCGTTCCTCCAGTTCGGCAGTTGGGTGGGCGGCGACCGCGACGGCAACCCGTTCGTCACCAACGACGTCACCCGCGGGTCGCTGGGCGAGTATCGGCTTGCCGCGCTCAGGCGCTACCGCCAGCGCCTGGCGGACCTCATCCGGGTGCTCAGCATCAGCGAGCGCGCGGTTACGGTGCCCGATGACTTCCGCCAGGCGCTCGACCGGATGCTCGAGGCGAGCGGCGATGGCGTGGGCATCGCGGCGCGCAATCCGGGCGAGGTGTTCCGGCAGTTTCTCTCGTGCGTCATCCGCCGGCTCGACGTGACGCTCGAGGCGGCCGAACGGTACGATCTTTCGCCCGCCGCGGGCGGCTACGCGACGGCTGACGAGCTGGCGGCGGATCTCCGGGCGCTCGAGCGCGGGCTGGCCGGGGCGACGGACACGGCGCTCGCGGCCTCCATCGTCCGGCCGGTGCGCCGGGAGATCGAGGTCTTCCGCTTCAGCACGGTGCGGCTCGACGTGCGGGAGAACACCACCAAGCTCAACAAGGCGCTCGCGGCGCTCTGGCGGCTCCGCACCGGCGAGAGCGCCGATGTCGCGCCGGATCCCCACTCGCCCGAATGGGGACGGTGGGTGCAGGCCGAGCTGGCCCGCCCGCGGTACGAGGAGCTGCGCCTTTCCGCGCTTCCGCCCGAAGCGGCGGAGACGATCGGTCTGTTCCGGCTCGTCTCCGAACTGCGCGACAAGCTCGACCGCGAGGCGTTCGGCGCGTTTGTGCTGAGCATGACCCATTCCGTAAGCGACATCCTTGGCGCGTACCTGCTGGCCAAGGAAGGCGGCCTTTTTCCGGACACGGCGAGCATCGAGCGGTGCACGCTGCCGATCGTGCCGCTGTTCGAGACCATCGACGATCTCCGCCGCGCGCCCGCGATGATGCGCGAGCTGATCAACATCCCGGTCGTCCGCCGGAGCTTGCGCGAGCAGGACGGCGTCCAGGAGGTGATGATCGGCTACTCCGACTCGAACAAGGACGGGGGGTTCTTCGCTGCCAACTGGGAGCTGTACAAGGCGCAGCTCAAGCTGACCCGGCTGGGGGAGGAGCTGGGCGTCCCCATCGCGTTCTTCCATGGCCGCGGCGGGTCGGTGAGCCGGGGCGGCGCGCCCACCGGCCGCGCCATCGCGGCGCAACCCGCCGGCTCGATCGATGGGCGGCTCCGCATCACCGAGCAGGGCGAGGTCGTCTCGTTCAAGTACGCCAACCGCGGCACGGCGGCCTACCAGCTCGAGCTGCTTTCTTCGGCCGTGCTGGAGCACTCGCTCGTGTCGGCGCGCGAGCAGGCGCTCGTCCCCGTGGGCGAGTTTGACGAGGCGATGGAGGCGATCGCCGGAGCCTCGATGGCCGCGTACCGGCGCTTCGTCGAGCACCCGATGCTCTTGCAGTACTACCAGGTCGCGAGCCCGCTGGAGGAGATCTCGCTGCTCAACCTCGGCTCGCGGCCGGCGCGTCGATTCGGCGCACAGTCACTGGCCGATCTCAGGGCCATCCCGTGGGTCTTCGCGTGGTCCCAGAATCGCCATCTCATCCCCGGGTGGTTCGGTATGGGGAGCGGGCTCCAGACGTTTCTGGAGGTGCGCGGCGCGCGGGGCGAGGCGTTGCTCCGGCGGATGTTCCGCGATTCGCGGCTTTTCCGACTGACTGCGGACGAGGTGGAGAAGACGCTGACGCAGGTGGACCTCGACATCGCCCGCGAGTTCGCGGGCCTGCAGCCGGACGCCGCGGTTCGCGATACCGTGTTCGCGATGGTGGAAGAGGAGTACCACCGCACCGTGGAGGCTGTGTTGCGGGTGACTGAAGGGAAGGCGCTCGCCGAGCGGTTCCCCCGCTTCCTGCGGAAGCTGGCGCGCCGGCTTCCCGCCATCAATCAGGCGAGTCGGCTACAGATCGAGTTGCTGCGGCGTTACCGCGCGGCCGAGAGCGAGGAAGAGCGCGCCGACGCGCTCCAGCAACTCCTGCTCTCGATCAACTGTGTGGCGGCTGGGTTCGGGGCGACGGGGTAG
- a CDS encoding D-glycerate dehydrogenase, producing the protein MTGRPVVVVTRHLPGAVEEALTREFDARLNPEDRPLSSADLADALRGADALLPTVTDKLTAEVLAADPLRTRLIANYGVGFNNIDVQAAKARGIAVSNTPDVLTDATADLAMTLLLMTARRAGEGEREVRSGRWTGWRPTHLQGRMVTGKTLGLIGMGRIARAVARRAHHGFGMRVLFTDPYPPSDAEAAALGAQRRATVEDVLAEADFVSLHCPATPETRHLMNAARFARMQRGAYLINTARGDVVDEAALVDALRAGIIAGAGLDVFEREPQVTPALLTMENVVLLPHLGSATEETRVAMGMRAFENLRLFFSGAPLRDRVV; encoded by the coding sequence GTGACCGGCCGGCCGGTTGTCGTCGTCACCCGACATCTCCCTGGCGCCGTCGAGGAGGCGCTCACCCGCGAGTTCGACGCGCGCCTGAACCCGGAGGACCGACCCTTGAGCTCGGCCGACCTGGCGGACGCGCTGAGAGGCGCGGACGCCTTGCTGCCGACGGTTACCGACAAGCTCACTGCCGAGGTACTCGCGGCCGATCCGCTCCGCACCAGGCTCATCGCGAACTATGGCGTCGGGTTCAACAACATCGACGTGCAGGCGGCCAAAGCGCGCGGCATCGCGGTCTCGAACACGCCCGACGTGCTCACCGACGCGACGGCCGACCTGGCCATGACGCTGCTGCTCATGACCGCGCGGCGTGCGGGCGAGGGCGAGCGCGAAGTGCGCAGCGGGCGCTGGACCGGCTGGCGGCCCACCCATCTCCAGGGTCGCATGGTGACGGGCAAGACCCTGGGACTGATCGGCATGGGTCGGATCGCGCGCGCGGTGGCGCGCCGTGCGCACCACGGCTTCGGGATGCGGGTGCTCTTCACCGATCCCTATCCGCCATCGGATGCGGAGGCCGCCGCGCTTGGCGCCCAACGGCGCGCCACCGTGGAGGACGTGCTGGCCGAGGCCGACTTCGTCTCGCTCCACTGCCCGGCCACACCCGAGACCCGCCATCTCATGAACGCGGCGCGCTTCGCGCGCATGCAGCGGGGCGCCTACCTCATCAACACCGCCCGCGGCGATGTGGTGGACGAGGCGGCGCTGGTGGACGCGCTTCGCGCGGGCATCATCGCCGGCGCCGGCCTCGACGTCTTCGAGCGCGAGCCGCAGGTGACCCCGGCGCTTCTCACGATGGAAAACGTCGTCCTGCTGCCGCACCTGGGCAGCGCCACCGAGGAGACCCGGGTGGCCATGGGCATGCGCGCATTCGAAAACCTCAGGCTCTTCTTCTCCGGAGCGCCGCTTCGCGATCGCGTCGTGTGA
- the sucD gene encoding succinate--CoA ligase subunit alpha, with protein sequence MSILIDEKTPAIIQGFTGDKGTFHGKEMLAYGTNLVGGVTPGKGGTRHLDRPVFNTVKDAVQGTGAKATLIFVPAAFCADAIMEAADAGVRLICAITDGIPAQDMMMVKRYLYRYARERRPVLVGPNCAGIISPGKAMLGIMPGHIYQRGGVGLVTRSGTLGYEAASQMKALGIGVSTSVGIGGDPINGSSFVDMLKLFEQDPETEAVMMIGEIGGPQEAEAAKYYREGMSKPVIGYVAGLSAPKGRRMGHAGAIIRAFGESAAEKVEIMKEAGITVAQSPGDLGATAARVLSAKAKRVAVGT encoded by the coding sequence ATGAGCATTCTCATCGACGAAAAGACGCCCGCCATCATTCAGGGCTTCACGGGCGACAAGGGCACCTTCCATGGGAAGGAAATGCTTGCCTACGGCACGAACCTCGTGGGCGGTGTCACTCCCGGCAAAGGCGGCACCCGGCACCTCGACCGGCCGGTGTTCAATACCGTGAAGGATGCGGTGCAGGGGACGGGCGCCAAGGCGACGCTCATCTTCGTGCCCGCGGCGTTCTGTGCCGACGCGATCATGGAGGCGGCCGACGCCGGCGTGCGGCTCATCTGTGCCATCACCGACGGCATTCCGGCGCAGGACATGATGATGGTGAAGCGGTACCTCTACCGGTATGCCCGCGAGCGGCGCCCCGTGCTGGTGGGGCCCAACTGCGCCGGCATCATCAGCCCCGGCAAGGCGATGCTCGGCATCATGCCGGGACACATCTATCAGCGCGGCGGGGTCGGGCTCGTGACCCGCTCGGGCACCCTCGGGTACGAGGCCGCCTCGCAGATGAAGGCGCTCGGCATCGGAGTCTCCACCAGCGTCGGGATCGGCGGCGATCCGATCAACGGCAGCTCGTTCGTCGACATGCTCAAGCTCTTCGAGCAAGACCCCGAGACCGAAGCCGTGATGATGATCGGCGAAATCGGCGGCCCGCAGGAGGCGGAGGCTGCGAAGTATTACCGCGAAGGGATGAGCAAACCGGTCATCGGCTACGTGGCTGGGCTCTCCGCGCCAAAGGGACGGCGCATGGGCCACGCCGGCGCCATCATCCGCGCGTTCGGCGAGAGCGCGGCTGAGAAGGTCGAGATCATGAAGGAGGCGGGCATCACGGTGGCGCAGAGCCCCGGCGATCTGGGTGCAACCGCGGCGCGGGTGCTCTCGGCCAAGGCCAAGCGGGTGGCGGTGGGCACGTGA